GAGCGATTGGCCGTAGAAACAGGTTTATCCATAAGTAAGGTTAGAACGGCTTTGGACAAATTAGTGTCTACGAAGGAAATAAAACTAGAGCCACATACAAAATATACTAAGGTTACTATTACTTCAGACTATTATGATCATGTCGATTTCCAAGTGTCTCAAAATGGCAAACAGAATAACAAACAAAATAGCAAACAAAGTAACAAGCAATTAGCTATTGAAGAACAAACGAATCGCAATTTAGTAGCAACTACTAAGAAAGAAAAAGAAGAAAATATAAATAAAAGAAAAAAGAGATTTAAAGAAGATGTTTTTGCTCTCACTAATTTTTCAAATAAGATTTTAAATGATTTTTATAATTATTGGTCTGAAATTAACTCGTCTGAAACACTTATGAGATTTGAGTCTGAAAAGTTTTGGGAATTAAATAAGCGGGTTGCTAAATGGGTAGCAAATGAAAGACCAAGTATAGGAGGGGATAAATCAAAATTAGAATTACAAACAAATAGATAAAAGGATTATGAGAAATAATGAAGTACAAAAAACAGGAGAAGTTATTAAACAAATAATAAACCTTAATACAGCTACTGTATTAGATAAAAGCACAAGAAAACCAATGCAACGATTTACAAAACAACAACTTTGGAAAGAATTTAAATGTGAGTTTAAGAATAGCTATGGGAAAGAATTTATAAACAGCCCTACGAGTTTAAAAAACATTAAAACTTTATTTCTTTATTTTTTGGGAGATCCAGAATTTTTTGAATGTGAAAATTTAAAAACAGATTTAAGTCGCCCAAGTTTTAAAAAGGGATTACTAATTGTTGGAGGGGTTGGAATTGGTAAAACTGCTTATATGAAGATTTTTGAGAAAATATTTAGCAAATATCCGGGATTAAGGTTTAAAGGTTATCATGCGAAAGATTTGGTTAATTTGTACGAGTCTTGCGCTAAGCCTTCTGATAAAAGTTATATGATGAATACATTTGTAAGGCAAAGGTTATTTATAGATGATATTAATTCAGAAAGAATTGCGAGTAACTATGGTAACTGTAATGTAGTAGAAGAGATCTTGTTTAGTCAGTACGAAAAAGGAAACAAAACATTTGCTACCACGAATCATACTAATGCTGAGAATGATATGGTAAAAACACTTATCGATTTAGGACAGGTTTATGGAAGTAGAATGTATGATCGTTTCTTTGAAATGTTTAATATAATAGATTTTACAGGAAAAAGTAACAGACGATAAAACGTTAAATAACATCTTATTTAACGTTTTAATCAAGTTAAATCACCAAAAACTACACAAAAATCCATGAAAAAGATAAAAAACTGCAAACATTGCTATGAGCAATTTGAAGCAAGAAGAAGCAATCATGTGTATTGCACAAATAGTTGTAAAACGAAAGCAAGCTATAAGCGGAATAATTATAAATATGTATCAGGACACTATCAAAAAGAAGAACCAGGACTAAAAGTGCCAGATCAAAATTCCATTAATAATCCAGTTGTTCTTGAAGAGAAATTAGCATCCATTGAGGAAAAAATAAGTGGTATCAATTTAGATTCTATTAAAAACACCATGCTTGGTACCGCAGCAGCAGACGGCATTGCTTACGGCTTAAAAAAAACATTTATGCCCAATACACTACCAGCAACTAAAAATGATATTTTACTCTTAAACGAAGATATTAAACAAATTAAACGTTTAATGTTTGAGCTTAAATATGGGGGGAAAGCACCTAGTTAATAAATGGTGTAATTAGAATTGTAATGTTAGAAGTAATTATAAAGCTTAGCTAGCATATATGATTAGTGGTGCTAAGGAAGCGGGAATTAAAGCTGCGCTATCATAATTAAATTCTTCATAGACTTCAATGTTGGTCAAGCAGTTGAGCTTTTTCTGAATTTGAAATATTAGATAATTACGGAATACCGTAATAAACATAAATTTAGTTCTATTATTTTTAGCATGTATATACAGTTTTAGAATTCTACTATTTAGCTAAGAGAACTATTTAGGCAGCTATTATGGATGGAGTGTTTTTTAATTGGTAATACGACATTAAATAAGGTTGAAAAGTAAAAGTGTAAATCTATAGGTATAAGTCGATAGATATTTATATTTTTACTGTTCGTGAAGTTGTAAAATCTCACATTAATAATACTTATGAAAACAGACAAACTAGACCTCACCTCACCAGACTTGGTAAATCAAAATATAGAAAAAATTGCAGCCTTATTTCCTAACTGTGTTACAGAAACAGCAGAAGGAAAAGCCATAGATTTCGACCAACTAAAACAGGAACTAAACCACGAAGTAGTAGAAGGTGCAAAAGAACGTTACCGTTTAGAATGGCCTGGTAAAAAAGAGGCCATTGTAACCGCCAATTTACCAACCACCAAAACATTAAGACCCGTACGTAAAGATTCTGTAAATTTTGATACTACAGAAAATATATACATAGAGGGCGATAACCTAGAAGTACTCAAAATTTTACAAGAAAGTTATTTAGGTAAAATTAAAATGATATACATAGACCCACCTTACAACACAGGTAAAGATTTTGTATACAAAGACAATTTTACACAAGACAGTGCAGACTATAAAGAAGAAACCGACCAAACAGACGAGTATGGCAACCGTTTAGTGGCCAACCCTGAAACCGCAGGACGTTATCATTCAGACTGGCTCTCTATGATGTACCCTCGTTTAAAGTTAGCTCGTAATTTATTAACTGATGATGGCGTTATTTTCATATCAATTAATAATATTGAAGTTCATAACTCAAGAAAATTATGTGATGGGGTTTTTGGGGAAAATAATTTTATAGAATGTATTACTTGGAATAAAAGAGTCCCTAAAAATGATAAAGGAATAGGAAGTATTCACGAATACATATTAGTATACGTGAAAAATGTAGAAAAAGACCATAAGTTTTTGATGGTTAAAGAAGGCTTAGATGAGATTTATGATTTAATAGGGAAATTTAAAAAAAGTAGAATTGAAATTCCTGAAGCTGAAAAACTATTAAAAAAATTATATAAGAAACAAGGTTATGATAGAGGGATAACGCTATATAATTCTATTGATAATAATTATAATGTTTGGGGTAAAATTAATATGAGCTGGCCTAATGCGAATACATTTGGACCAACTTATGATGTCCTTCACCCTACATTAAAAGTTCCTGTAAAAGTTCCTGATAGGGGATGGAGATGGAAAAAAGAAACTTTTGATGAAGTTGTTGATTATACAAATATTATCGAGTTACACGACGGTTCTTTTCTATGTGGTGGAATATGGTTTGCAAAAGATGAAAACACTCAGCCAAGTTCTGTTAAATATTTAAAAGATGTAGGTTCAATGTTGTTAAGGTCAATCATAAGTTTAAAAAGTGATGGAGGAATTGAAACTGAAAAGTTATTTGGAAATAAAAGTATTTTTTCATATCCAAAACCAACAAGTTTAATTAAACAATTAATTGCTTCTATGGAACTAGAAGATAGTATTGTTTTAGATTTTTTTTCAGGATCAGCGACAACATCAGATGCATTACTTCAATACAATACAGAGTTTGAAAGAATGAATAATTTTATATTGGTTCAGTTACCTGAGAACCTTGATGATAGTTTACTTCATTCAGATGGTAATACAAAACATACTCTTAAAAATGCAATTTCATTTTTAGATACAATTAATAAACCACATCTTTTGACTGAATTAGGTAAAGAGCGCATCCGTAGAGCAGCTACTAAAATTAAAGAAGAAACCAATGCAGATATAGATTATGGTTTTAAAGTCTTTAAAGTAGCTAGTAGTAATATGCAAGATGTATATTATAAGCCACAAGACTACAACCAAGGGCAATTAGATGTGTTTGCAGATAACATAAAAGAAGATAGAACGTCAGAAGATTTACTTACGCAAATACTATTAGATTGGGGTTTACCACTAACCTTAAAAACACAAAAAGAAACGGTTTTAGGTAAAGAAGTATTTGTAGTAGATACTAATTACTTGCTCGCTTGTTTTGATACTGAGTTAGACGAGGCTTTTGCCAAAGAAATTGCCAAACACCAACCGCTACGTTTTGTGTGTAAAGACAGTAGTTTTAAAAACGATACTGCCAAAGAAAACGTAAAGCAATTGCTAAAGCAATTAAGTCCTAATACAGAAATGAAAGTGATATAGGTACACCAGTTATATAAATTAAGTACACCACCTAAAGGTTTAAGTACACCAGTTCAACAATTAAGTACGTAACCTTTAGAAAGAATTAAAAAGCATTAAGGAATAATAATAAATACTTGTAAGTTGTTGATAAGCAAGGGGGTAGTCGTTAAGGAACATTTACCCATAAATAAAGAACAAATTAAGAGAATGAAATTACAGTTTAAACAATAACAATTTCAAGTTTATACTGTAAAGGTTTTAATGAAGTATTGTTTATTAAGTGGACTTAAAAAAGTTATATAAAGGAGAAAAATGATAGGAAACAATTACAAAGTCTGTAAAGAAAACAGCATCAATATTGCCAATAGCTATATGGCAGATAGAGGCACTGCAAATGATGGTGTAGATTTAAATTTTTTACAGCAAAGAGTAAAATCCTTAGAGTCTGGTAAATTTTTATTATCTGTGGCTGGAGAAGTAAAAGCAGGAAAATCTACCTTTATCAATGCCTTGTTAGGAAAAGAAATTTTACCATCAGATGTTTTACAAGCAACCAGTGCCATTGTAGAAATATTTAAATCAGAAAATTCTTATTTAAAAGTTGTGTATGCAGATGGTAAAATAGAAGAACTATATGATGATTTATCTACAGAAAATGTTGATGAGGCTAAAGAACGTTTAGGAGAAATATGTAGTATAGAAGATCAGTATAGAAAAATACCGCATACTACTATAAACGAATTTATTATAAGCCAAGATAAAGTAGAAGTAACAGAAGAGTTCATTGGAGATCTAGAAGCTCTTTCTGGAATGGAATTGCAAGATGAAAAGCAACTTATTGAAAGTTATATTTTAAATACTACAAAAAGTAAAATCCCTATAGAAATCAACTTTGGATATCCTTTAAATTGGTCTTTTGAAGAATTAAGAATTGTAGACAGTCCTGGTGTAAACGCAACTGGAGGTGTGCAAGATGTTTCTCTAAAATTTTTAGAAAAAGCAAATGCTATTTTATTTGTACATCCTATAAAACCCATAGAGTCAGAATCTTTTAAAACTTTTGTAGACAATACCATTTCTAATAAAAGTAAAGAAAACCTGTTTTTAATTTTAACACATAGAGGTTTGTACGAAGAAGATGAGGTTGAAAAATTGTTAGCAGAAGCCAAACGTTTGTATGGGCATATTATACCAAAAGATAGAATTATTGTAGTAGATAGTGTTTTAGAGCAAATTAACAACCAATTAAAACAAGGGCTACCCATAAAAAAAATTAGAGAAGATAAAGTCAAAAAGAAAATTTTATCATCTTATAGAGAACAAGCCGAAGACGAAGAAAGAGAGTTGATTGATGTAGTGAATGAAGCTTCTAATTTTGAACAAATTTATAAGACCATTGATGAGTACTCAATGCAAGCTCCTAATTTACAATTAAAAGAAATTTTAGATACCATTAAGAGTGGATATCTAGAACAAGATAAATTGATAGAAGAAAAAATAGGTAGATTAAATTTAAAGAAACAAAGTCCACAAAGTTTTGCAAAAAAAATAGAAGAAATTTCGGATATACTAGAGTCTTTTAAATTAAAACTTAACGAAATGAATATAGAAGCCAATGATAAGTTTGGTGGAAGTATCAATTCTCAAGTTGTAGCAAGTATCAACAGTATTGCTAGCAAATATGAAAATACTATAAATTCATTACAAGATTTTGGAAGTATAAAAAAACAAGTGTTAGATTTTCAAAACGAAATGGCTGATGATATTACAGTATTTTCTAATTCAATAACCAGTTTTTTTAAAAGTAGTTTAAAAGACATAGAAATTGAGTTTAAAGCAAACCATAAAGTAAATGTGCCTAAAATAGATTTAAAAGCAATAGAGCATAAAGCAGAAAAACAATCGTATGATATTGAAGATGTATACGAAAAAAGAGGAGTAGATGGTTGGGATATTTTTACATTAGGAATTGCCAGAATATTTAGGGATAATAAAGTCAAAATTGGCACAAAACAGGTGTTGAATGAACAAAAATACCAAGAACAAGTAGTTAGCCAAGTAATTTCATTTATACAGGAAACAAAATTTAAAACTTTAGCTCAAACCAAAACTATCTTAAAAAAGTATCTAGATGGGGTTACTAGTAAAGCAAACCACTCCATAAGGGAAAGGCAAACTGAATTGCAAAATGAAAAAGACAAAAGTCAGAAAAATGAAGATATTATCGATGAAATAGATGGTTTAAAAAAAAAGCAAAGTAACATCCCAAGCACAGTAAAACGTATTGATGAAATTTTAGAAGAAGTAACATTATGAATGATATCAACCAAGATATAAAGGAACAATTTGCTAGTATTAAAAAGAATGTTTTAAATCAATTAGAAAAAGATTTCGATATAGATCATACAATTTCTCATTTATCTAGTTATATCCCAAAAGAAGTAATATTTAAATCAGAACAGTTATTAGAAACTTTATTATCTTATTTAATGAAAGATGCACAAAGTGCTATTAATCAATTAGATGTTAAAACTAAAAATAAGTTTTACGATGAAAAGCTCAATGAAAAAATTATTGAGTTTGCCAATAATTTAAAAGAAGATAAGAACTTAATTAGTAATGCTATTGAATTTCAAAAAGATAATAGAAAACTAAATGCTTTTATAGCTAGTGGTACTACGTTTATTGTAGGAGCTTTAGGGATCAAT
The window above is part of the Algibacter sp. L3A6 genome. Proteins encoded here:
- a CDS encoding site-specific DNA-methyltransferase, with translation MKTDKLDLTSPDLVNQNIEKIAALFPNCVTETAEGKAIDFDQLKQELNHEVVEGAKERYRLEWPGKKEAIVTANLPTTKTLRPVRKDSVNFDTTENIYIEGDNLEVLKILQESYLGKIKMIYIDPPYNTGKDFVYKDNFTQDSADYKEETDQTDEYGNRLVANPETAGRYHSDWLSMMYPRLKLARNLLTDDGVIFISINNIEVHNSRKLCDGVFGENNFIECITWNKRVPKNDKGIGSIHEYILVYVKNVEKDHKFLMVKEGLDEIYDLIGKFKKSRIEIPEAEKLLKKLYKKQGYDRGITLYNSIDNNYNVWGKINMSWPNANTFGPTYDVLHPTLKVPVKVPDRGWRWKKETFDEVVDYTNIIELHDGSFLCGGIWFAKDENTQPSSVKYLKDVGSMLLRSIISLKSDGGIETEKLFGNKSIFSYPKPTSLIKQLIASMELEDSIVLDFFSGSATTSDALLQYNTEFERMNNFILVQLPENLDDSLLHSDGNTKHTLKNAISFLDTINKPHLLTELGKERIRRAATKIKEETNADIDYGFKVFKVASSNMQDVYYKPQDYNQGQLDVFADNIKEDRTSEDLLTQILLDWGLPLTLKTQKETVLGKEVFVVDTNYLLACFDTELDEAFAKEIAKHQPLRFVCKDSSFKNDTAKENVKQLLKQLSPNTEMKVI
- a CDS encoding dynamin family protein, yielding MIGNNYKVCKENSINIANSYMADRGTANDGVDLNFLQQRVKSLESGKFLLSVAGEVKAGKSTFINALLGKEILPSDVLQATSAIVEIFKSENSYLKVVYADGKIEELYDDLSTENVDEAKERLGEICSIEDQYRKIPHTTINEFIISQDKVEVTEEFIGDLEALSGMELQDEKQLIESYILNTTKSKIPIEINFGYPLNWSFEELRIVDSPGVNATGGVQDVSLKFLEKANAILFVHPIKPIESESFKTFVDNTISNKSKENLFLILTHRGLYEEDEVEKLLAEAKRLYGHIIPKDRIIVVDSVLEQINNQLKQGLPIKKIREDKVKKKILSSYREQAEDEERELIDVVNEASNFEQIYKTIDEYSMQAPNLQLKEILDTIKSGYLEQDKLIEEKIGRLNLKKQSPQSFAKKIEEISDILESFKLKLNEMNIEANDKFGGSINSQVVASINSIASKYENTINSLQDFGSIKKQVLDFQNEMADDITVFSNSITSFFKSSLKDIEIEFKANHKVNVPKIDLKAIEHKAEKQSYDIEDVYEKRGVDGWDIFTLGIARIFRDNKVKIGTKQVLNEQKYQEQVVSQVISFIQETKFKTLAQTKTILKKYLDGVTSKANHSIRERQTELQNEKDKSQKNEDIIDEIDGLKKKQSNIPSTVKRIDEILEEVTL